A region of the Stieleria neptunia genome:
CCGACATCGCGTTCCAAGGCAGAGCCTTGGAACGAGTCTCCATCTTGTTCCCAGGCTCCCGCCTGGGAACACACTGCCTTGGAGGCTCCGCCTGGGCTGCGCAAAATTGCAACTCAGAAGGATAGCAGATTTAGGCCGTATCGGTTCCTGGGGATGACGGTAGTACGCTGCGGCGGAACATCGTCATGGTTTGTCTGAGGTTGTCCTTCACCCAATTGCATAGGGTTTTGTGGGTAACGGAGGCGAGGCTCGTTTCAATGGCTTCCGCACTGACGTCGGCGATGCTGGCAGCCATTGATAAGACGTTGCGGGTGAAACCGCTGCGAGAATGTTGTCGACCCATCTGCTTGCCCTTACCGATCAAGGATTCAAGGATTTCGCTGCTCGCCGGCAACCTCTCCCCGGGGGCAAGAATGCTTGAATTCTCTTCGATCGCCGAGACGATCTCGTCGCGAAACGCTTGGCTCTGCCAATCGCCTACATCACACGAAAGTTTTTCAGCCAGGGAAGCAGCCGAGTCTGCGTTAAAACCGACTGTTCGTGAGTGCTCTAACGTCTTGTCGACCATCCGCATCAGACGTGCCCAGACTGCGATCGATTCACGATAGTCAAGCACCCAAGCGAATTTCTCTTCCAGGCGACCAAGTCGATCTTGTTGCTGACGTTCTCCATGGGGGGTGTCAAGCAGACGCAACATCCGCTCTGCCCACCCGATCAGACTGTGCAGATTCATGAAGCGTGCCTTGACCTTGAGTTTGGGAGGCAACAACGATCCCAGCTCAGTCTGTTTGGCTTTCGGTTGTGTCTTTCCACAGTGCCCGAGAAACGAATCCCATTGAGGGTCTTTCTGCAGGACATGTTTGAGTGCCGTCGCAGTTCGGTGACACATGTCGGTCAATGCGATCGTCGACTCGCTTTCCTGTTGAAAACCAGCGATTCCGTTGACCAAGTCGGAACCTTGGTCGGAAATGATGGCCTTGACCTGACCGACTCGGTCAGCAGCTTTCTTCAGTTGCTCGGCAACAATCTTGCCGTTGGATGTCTGGACAATCTCGATCAGGATGGCCGAGAGATCGCTCAGTCGGATAGGCCGATCGAGATTGAGCCAATGTTCAAGGCGAATCCCAACGATCAAAAGACATTTCTCGTTTCCCAATTGGATCGTGTGGTCGACCAGGAGAATCCAATCGTCGGCCTGTTCTTTGGGACGCGTTAATTCATGCAGCCCCCGTCGCAGCGTCCAGTTCTGAATCGTGTTTGCCGTAGGGGCGTGAGACAATCCAGAATGGATGGTGCCTAGCGTGCGGGCAATTTTCTCACAAGCTCGATAGCTGATGGTTGCTTGGAGCACCCAAGAAATCGTGAGTACAACGAGACTCAACGAAAAAGAATGTTGGGGGGCCGGCGGCAGCAATTGAGTCGACGGCTGCGTCGGGCGATTCTTCAGGGGCTGCTCCGCGTTTTTAACTGCTCTAATTCACTCTGCAGCTCGGCGACGCGCCGCCGCAGTTGGCTTGCCTCGCCTCTCCATCGCTGGCGGCTCTCTCTCGCATTGCAGAGGTTTTGCTTGAGTTCCTTAATCAACCGCTTGGATTGCATGGCGTTGTTCTTCCATTTCTCTCGTCCACGGCGTGCCGAACCAAGAAGTTTGGAAACAGGTGACTTATACTCAATCGTGGCTTGAGACATGACTGAACCTCCATGACGCGGAAAAACTGCATATAAGAGAACCAATTCCGTCAAATTCTCAAATAGCAATTTCAACACAAAACCGGTCGGTTTTGCGCAGCCCAGGCTCCGCCTCCTGACCGTGCACCGCGTGTGGCAGGAGCCACACCGACATCGTGTTCCAAGGCGGAGCCTTGGAACGAGGGGGCAATCTCCATCTTGTTCCCAGGCTCCGGCCTGGGAACACACTGTCTCGGCGGCTCCGCCTCCTGACCGTGCACCGCGTGTGGCAGGAGCCACACCGACATCGTGTTCCAAGGCGGAGCCTTGGAACGAGTCGCGAAGATCTCCATCTTGTTCCCAGGCTCCGGCCTGGGAACACACTGTCTTGGAGGCTCCGCCTCCTGACCGTGCACCGCGTGTGGCAGGAGCCACACCGACATCGTGTTCCAAGGCGGAGCCTTGGAACGAGTCGCGAAGATCGCGATGGTCCCGCCCACCGCCAGCATCCCGGTGTCAGAAGGACGCTTCGCCGGCTTCGATCTGGCTGCGGCCGCGCTGTTGGATGTCTCGCAGTCGCGGATCATCCGCCGGCGCAAATCCGGTCAACAGAATCGAGGCTTCGCGATGCAACAACTGGCATTCGATCCAGTCAAACCAGGGGATCGGCATGGCGCCGACGGGGCCTTGTGCCATCGATTGCGTCAGCGCGTCGATCTCCTGTTGCGATCTCTCATAGGCCTCCCGAGCCCGATCGGCGTCGCCGCTGCGGTGATACGCCATCGCCAGCGCGGGATACACGGGTTGCATGTTTCGCCAACGGTCGTCGGCTAACGCTTCACTCAAGTACGTGATCGCTTCGTCGTATCGTTTCGCTCGATACATCGCGATGGCTGTCGTGTAGTGTGCCACCCCCCGAGGAATCCGCATGCGTCTGAATTCATCGGGTCGGGGTGGTCCGCCGTCGCGCGGCCGCCCCGGATCAGCGTACTGACCCGGCCTGCCGACCGGCGGTTCGGGCGGAACTCCGAGCGATGGGCCGCCAGGCAAAGCGCCACCAGGCAGTGGGCCCCCAGCCAGTGGGCCGCCGCGGTCCCAGGGCGCGAACCGCGGCCGACGTTGCGATTCCCGGGCGCTTTCTGCGTCCATCTCGGCGAGGATCGCCAGGGCCTGGTCGGCCAGCTGCTCGGGGTCTCCGACCGGGTTGCTCGCCAGCACACAACTGCGAATCAGTGAGATCGAGGGGCGTTCGCCGCGCTGCTCGGCCTGCTGCAGTAACGTCGTGCAGTACTCGCGATACGTGTCGGTGTCGCCGGTCAGCAGAAACAGTTGCGGGATGGCCCAATTGGCCGGGTTATCGCCGGGCACGCCCAACTCGATGGCTTGGGAAAAATCCCGCGCGGCCAACTCCCACAGCCCCAGCTTGACCTCCAGCGATGCGCGTTCGGTCCAGGCGTTGTAGTAGTTCGGTTGCCGCTCGATCGCCTCGGTGAAATCGGCGTAGGCGGCCGCCCAGCGCTGGGCATCGACGTGGGCCCGGCCGCTGGTGACCAGCACATTGGCTTCCTTCATCCGGGTGGCGAATTGAGCGATTTCTTCGCGTGCGGCATCGGCTTCCTGTTGCAATCGGAGCGCCTTTTGCAAGGCCGCGTCTTTATCGTTTCGCTCGCCAAAGGCCACCGACGCCTGCCACAGACTGACCGCGGTTCCCAGCATCATGGCGGCGGCGATCAACGAAACGGTGACGAGGACGGCTTTGTTGCGACGGGCGAACTTGCTGAGTTGATAAAGCTGGGACGGTGGCCGCGCTTCGATCGGTTGCTCGGCGAGAAAACGGCGCACATCGTCTGCCAGTTCGCTGGCCGACGCATAACGCCGGCCGCGGTCCTTTTCCAACGCTTTCATGACGATCCAGTCCAAGTCGCCGCGGACCGCCGAGGACAACTGCAGCGGGTTTCGAACACGTGTTGCCGACGTCGTCGAAAGCGTCGCCGCGACCGTGGTCAGCCGTGTGCTCGGCTTGGGCGGGTCGACTTCGCGAATGATGCGACGGACCTCATCCAGACCGACAGAATTAAATTGCTCACGCTCGAATGGCGTCGATCCGGTCAGCAATTCGTACAGCAACACGCCGAGCGAATAGATGTCGCTCCGCGTGTCGATGTCCAACCCGCTCATCTCGGCCTGTTCGGGGCTCATGTACAGCGGGGTGCCGATCATCGCGGTAAATCGGGTGTAGATCGTCTTGTCGGTCAAACTTTGTCCGATCGCCTTGGCGACACCGAAATCGATGACCTTGGGCACGGGCGTTTCATCGTGAAGCGTCACCAGGACATTGGACGGTTTGATGTCGCGATGCACGACGCCTTTTTGATGAGCATGCTGAACGGCACGACAGACCGTGGTAAAAATCTCCAGACGCTGCCGCAAACTCAGCTCGTGTTGATCGCAAAATTCCGTGATCGGAACGCCGCGGACCAGTTCCATCACGAAGTAGGGCCGGCCGTTGGAAGTCGTCCCGGCATCGAACGCACGGGCAATGTTCGGATGATCCATCATCGCCAGCGCCTGCCGTTCGGCCTCGAACCGCGCGATCACGTCACGCGAGTCCATCCCCGGTTTGACGACTTTCAATGCGACTTTCCGACGGACCGGCTGTTGTTGCTCGGCGACAAAGACCAAGCCGAAACCGCCTTCACCGATTTGCTCCATCAACCGATACGGGCCGATCAACGCGCCCGGACCTTCCACGATCGGCCGGTTCACTTGGAGCGTCTCGCTCAGATCCTGGGTTGAATCTGGCGCCAGGATCGCCACGGGGTGGTCGAGCGGATTCTCCGGCAAAGCATGGGCACCGAGCAGTTTTTCGACGGACGCCCGAAGCTTGGCATTCCCGGCACAGGCCTTGTCCAGATACCCCGCGCGGGCCTCTTCGGACTCGAAATCCAGGGCTTCGAGAAAAATGGCTTGTTCTGACGATTCAAACATTTTGATTCGGCCGCGGAATGACTTCGCCGGGACAGCGTCTATGACTTGGCTGCGTCAACGGCGCAGACGCAACTTGATTCTATCTGTCATGCGAAATCCATTTCCGAGCCGGGCCAAAAAAATTTGCGGAGACGAACGTCACTCCGTGTCCTCCATCTCACGCCGCAACCAGGCTCGGGCGTAGGCCCAATTTCGTTTGGTCGTCCGTGGCGAGACATTCAAGACCTTGGCGGTCTGGTCGATCGTCAGCCCGGTGAAGTACCGCAGTTGCACCAAGCGGGCCAAATCCGCATCGACCGACGCCAGCCGAGTGAGCGCCTCGTCGAGGGCCAACAGCGTGTCCTGGTCGTCGGGGTCCAGCAGCGCGTCGCCGTCCTGTAGCTCGTTTTTGGCCAGATTGCCGCCGCGTTTCAAGCTTTTGCGCCGTCTGGCGTTTTCGATCAGGATTCTCCGCATCGCTTCGGCCGCGGCGGCGAAAAAATGCCCCCGGCTGTCCCACTGCTCGGCGGCTTGCTCGGCAACCTCATCGCCGATCAACCTCAAGAAGGCTTCATGGACCAGCGCCGTCGGCTGCAAGGTATGCCCGGGTGATTCCTGGGACATCTTTCGCGCAGCCAGCCGCCTCAGTTCGTCGTAGACCAGCGGCAACAACCGGCCGGCCGCTTGCGGGTCGCCGTCGTCGATCGCTTGCAAAATCTGAGTGACATCATCAGCCATCGCCACAGT
Encoded here:
- a CDS encoding ECF-type sigma factor codes for the protein MADDVTQILQAIDDGDPQAAGRLLPLVYDELRRLAARKMSQESPGHTLQPTALVHEAFLRLIGDEVAEQAAEQWDSRGHFFAAAAEAMRRILIENARRRKSLKRGGNLAKNELQDGDALLDPDDQDTLLALDEALTRLASVDADLARLVQLRYFTGLTIDQTAKVLNVSPRTTKRNWAYARAWLRREMEDTE
- a CDS encoding serine/threonine-protein kinase; translated protein: MFESSEQAIFLEALDFESEEARAGYLDKACAGNAKLRASVEKLLGAHALPENPLDHPVAILAPDSTQDLSETLQVNRPIVEGPGALIGPYRLMEQIGEGGFGLVFVAEQQQPVRRKVALKVVKPGMDSRDVIARFEAERQALAMMDHPNIARAFDAGTTSNGRPYFVMELVRGVPITEFCDQHELSLRQRLEIFTTVCRAVQHAHQKGVVHRDIKPSNVLVTLHDETPVPKVIDFGVAKAIGQSLTDKTIYTRFTAMIGTPLYMSPEQAEMSGLDIDTRSDIYSLGVLLYELLTGSTPFEREQFNSVGLDEVRRIIREVDPPKPSTRLTTVAATLSTTSATRVRNPLQLSSAVRGDLDWIVMKALEKDRGRRYASASELADDVRRFLAEQPIEARPPSQLYQLSKFARRNKAVLVTVSLIAAAMMLGTAVSLWQASVAFGERNDKDAALQKALRLQQEADAAREEIAQFATRMKEANVLVTSGRAHVDAQRWAAAYADFTEAIERQPNYYNAWTERASLEVKLGLWELAARDFSQAIELGVPGDNPANWAIPQLFLLTGDTDTYREYCTTLLQQAEQRGERPSISLIRSCVLASNPVGDPEQLADQALAILAEMDAESARESQRRPRFAPWDRGGPLAGGPLPGGALPGGPSLGVPPEPPVGRPGQYADPGRPRDGGPPRPDEFRRMRIPRGVAHYTTAIAMYRAKRYDEAITYLSEALADDRWRNMQPVYPALAMAYHRSGDADRAREAYERSQQEIDALTQSMAQGPVGAMPIPWFDWIECQLLHREASILLTGFAPADDPRLRDIQQRGRSQIEAGEASF